From Prevotella melaninogenica, the proteins below share one genomic window:
- a CDS encoding biotin/lipoyl-containing protein: MKEFKYTIDGKEYKVEIGEINAENVAEVSVNGEQYAVQMEQPAEPEKKKVELGKPAAAEASEEATPAVAINSSAAVKAPIPGTITSVEVTVGQEVKAGDTVVVLEAMKMQNNIEAEKDGKVTAIAVKVGQAVLEDDPLVVIE; encoded by the coding sequence ATGAAAGAATTCAAATATACTATCGACGGCAAGGAATATAAAGTCGAGATTGGTGAGATTAATGCCGAGAATGTTGCAGAAGTATCTGTCAACGGTGAGCAGTATGCAGTACAGATGGAACAGCCTGCTGAACCAGAAAAGAAGAAGGTTGAGCTTGGTAAGCCAGCTGCTGCTGAGGCAAGTGAAGAGGCTACTCCTGCTGTTGCTATCAACAGTTCTGCAGCTGTTAAGGCTCCAATTCCAGGAACCATCACATCTGTTGAGGTGACTGTTGGTCAGGAGGTAAAGGCTGGCGATACTGTTGTTGTCCTCGAGGCTATGAAGATGCAGAACAACATCGAAGCTGAGAAGGATGGCAAGGTAACTGCTATTGCTGTAAAGGTCGGTCAGGCTGTGCTTGAGGACGACCCATTGGTTGTTATTGAATAA
- the panD gene encoding aspartate 1-decarboxylase: MQIEVLKSKLHCATVTEANLHYMGSITIDEDLLDAANMIAGEKVQIVNNNNGERFETYIIKGERGSGCICLNGAAARKVVVGDEVIIISYALMDFEEAKNFKPSIVFPKEGNKL; encoded by the coding sequence ATGCAGATAGAAGTATTAAAAAGTAAGTTGCACTGTGCTACTGTCACAGAGGCAAATCTTCATTATATGGGTAGTATTACCATTGATGAAGACTTGTTGGATGCTGCTAATATGATAGCAGGTGAGAAGGTTCAAATTGTGAATAACAACAATGGTGAACGCTTTGAAACTTATATTATTAAGGGAGAAAGAGGCTCAGGCTGTATCTGTTTGAATGGTGCAGCAGCTCGCAAGGTGGTAGTAGGAGATGAGGTAATTATCATCTCTTATGCATTGATGGATTTTGAAGAGGCAAAAAACTTCAAGCCCTCAATTGTTTTTCCAAAGGAAGGCAACAAGTTATAA
- the panC gene encoding pantoate--beta-alanine ligase: MKVIQKIVELQNELFSCRKENKTIGLVPTMGALHDGHASLVKQSVKENDITVVSVFLNPTQFNDKGDLERYPRTLEADCKLIEACGADYVFAPSVEEVYPKPDNRQYDFPPQSTVMEGAKRPGHFNGVCQVVSRLFYIVHPDKAYFGEKDWQQIAVIKRLVDFIGMKDEITIVECPIIRDADGLAMSSRNMLLTADERAIAPKIYEALSQSVVFSKTHTVAETREKVIADINAVDGLEVEYFEIVDGNTLLEINTWEAYVVGCITVYCGHTPIRLIDHIKYRG, encoded by the coding sequence ATGAAAGTTATCCAAAAGATTGTTGAACTTCAGAACGAACTTTTCTCTTGTCGCAAGGAAAACAAAACTATTGGATTAGTTCCTACGATGGGTGCGTTGCATGATGGTCATGCGTCACTTGTGAAACAAAGCGTCAAGGAGAATGATATAACAGTCGTTTCTGTTTTTCTTAATCCTACCCAGTTTAATGATAAGGGAGATTTAGAACGTTATCCTCGCACATTAGAGGCTGATTGTAAGCTTATTGAAGCTTGTGGAGCAGACTATGTTTTTGCCCCATCTGTTGAAGAAGTATACCCTAAACCAGATAATCGTCAATACGATTTTCCACCACAATCTACAGTGATGGAGGGTGCAAAACGCCCTGGTCATTTCAATGGTGTTTGCCAAGTTGTCAGCAGATTATTCTATATTGTTCATCCAGATAAAGCCTATTTCGGTGAGAAAGATTGGCAGCAGATAGCTGTTATCAAACGTCTTGTTGATTTCATTGGCATGAAGGATGAAATAACGATAGTGGAGTGTCCAATTATACGTGATGCGGATGGTTTAGCTATGAGTTCACGCAATATGCTATTGACAGCTGACGAGCGTGCTATAGCACCGAAGATCTACGAGGCGTTAAGTCAAAGTGTAGTGTTTTCTAAGACCCATACTGTAGCAGAAACACGTGAGAAAGTCATTGCCGATATCAATGCAGTAGACGGACTTGAGGTAGAATATTTTGAGATTGTAGATGGCAACACGCTTCTTGAAATAAATACATGGGAAGCGTATGTTGTAGGTTGTATTACAGTTTATTGTGGTCATACGCCTATTCGACTTATTGACCACATAAAATACAGAGGATAA
- a CDS encoding glycogen/starch synthase — MGKKVLFVNQEIMPYVPETEMSFYGSEMPHIMQEAGFEIRTFMPRWGNINERRGQLHEVIRLSGMNLIIDDTDHPLIIKVASIPQTRIQVYFIDNEDYFQKRPAMTKDELGNDYPDNGERAIFFARGVLETVKKLRWAPDVIHCQGWMSSVIPFYVKTAYKDEPQFANSKVVTSLFAEQPQDSLGTNFKHCLEFREAKAKYLKNYGDDFDFMELGKLAIDYSDGVIGTSDKAHADLINYAKTHDKQLLEHAIDDAELKEKYSEFYNKLF; from the coding sequence ATGGGAAAAAAAGTATTATTTGTTAATCAAGAAATCATGCCATATGTGCCTGAGACAGAGATGTCTTTCTATGGCTCAGAAATGCCACACATCATGCAAGAAGCTGGATTTGAGATCCGTACATTCATGCCAAGATGGGGAAATATAAACGAACGTAGAGGGCAGTTACACGAGGTTATTCGCCTTTCAGGTATGAACTTGATTATAGACGATACAGACCATCCATTGATTATCAAGGTGGCAAGTATTCCGCAGACACGTATACAGGTTTATTTCATTGATAATGAAGATTACTTCCAGAAACGTCCTGCAATGACAAAGGACGAATTGGGTAACGACTATCCTGACAACGGCGAGCGTGCTATCTTCTTTGCAAGAGGCGTATTGGAGACAGTAAAGAAGCTAAGATGGGCTCCTGATGTGATTCATTGCCAGGGTTGGATGTCTTCTGTTATCCCATTCTATGTAAAGACTGCCTACAAAGATGAGCCACAGTTTGCCAATTCAAAGGTTGTGACTTCACTCTTTGCAGAACAGCCACAAGACAGCTTAGGTACTAACTTTAAGCATTGTCTTGAGTTCCGTGAGGCGAAGGCTAAGTATTTGAAGAACTATGGTGACGACTTCGATTTCATGGAGTTAGGTAAACTGGCTATCGACTATTCTGATGGTGTCATTGGTACCAGTGACAAAGCTCACGCTGATCTTATCAACTATGCTAAGACTCACGATAAGCAGCTTTTGGAACATGCAATCGATGATGCTGAACTAAAGGAGAAGTATTCAGAATTTTATAATAAATTGTTCTGA
- a CDS encoding DUF4270 domain-containing protein, whose translation MRRKFIAACMLVACIGMVSCDDTTDTLGGSLIDNGDKLSIKADTFSVASETMVSGSVIARSSTGYLGRMVDPETNTTVTGNLMSQFHVLSSYELPAKDSIMSRDANNEIIADSCDIRLYYSTYYGDSLSQMKLTAYELSKPVEEGKTYYSNFDPEAQGYIRPAALGGIAEIRSFTLTDYTEADSIRNKKNYRRNIIVRLNKQYKDKSGVTYNNYGTYLLRKYQQNPAAFRNPYRFLHEICPGFYFKVDGGSGSMAHIQVAQLNIYFKNKQKGKVSEISTNFVSTEEVLQLTNFSNDNTKLQQLASESGHTYLKTPSGLFTKLTLPVSDIMAGHTNDSINSAKVVLYRENNSTTSDYQFGIPQNVVMVAADSLQSFFANNRLPDNKTSFLASYNKTTNSYVFNNISGIINLFSRNTSMPAWGKVVIVPVELQTVTQGSGSTQKTIITKVSHDMGLSSTKLLGNTSTGKNIQISIIYGKFNGR comes from the coding sequence ATGAGAAGGAAATTCATTGCAGCCTGTATGCTTGTAGCTTGTATCGGAATGGTATCATGTGATGATACTACAGATACCCTTGGAGGCTCACTTATCGACAATGGCGACAAACTTTCTATAAAGGCAGACACCTTCAGCGTAGCTTCTGAAACAATGGTTTCTGGCAGTGTTATAGCACGTTCATCAACTGGATATTTGGGCAGAATGGTTGACCCTGAAACAAATACAACTGTTACGGGTAATCTTATGTCACAGTTCCATGTGCTTAGTAGTTATGAGTTGCCAGCAAAGGATTCTATCATGAGTCGTGATGCAAATAATGAGATTATTGCTGATTCATGCGATATAAGACTGTACTATAGCACTTATTATGGCGACTCACTTAGTCAGATGAAGCTAACAGCATACGAGCTTTCTAAGCCTGTTGAGGAAGGGAAAACATATTATTCAAACTTCGATCCAGAAGCACAAGGCTATATCCGACCTGCTGCACTGGGTGGAATTGCAGAGATACGTTCATTCACACTTACAGATTATACAGAGGCTGACAGTATCAGAAATAAGAAAAACTATAGACGTAACATCATTGTCCGCCTAAACAAACAGTACAAGGATAAGAGCGGTGTTACATATAACAACTACGGAACTTACCTGCTTCGCAAGTATCAGCAGAACCCTGCTGCATTCCGTAATCCTTATCGTTTCTTGCATGAAATCTGTCCAGGATTCTACTTCAAGGTTGATGGTGGCTCTGGTTCAATGGCACATATACAGGTTGCACAGCTGAATATTTACTTCAAGAATAAACAAAAGGGTAAAGTATCAGAGATATCAACCAACTTTGTAAGTACTGAAGAGGTCCTTCAGTTGACAAACTTCTCTAACGACAACACAAAGTTACAGCAGTTAGCAAGTGAGTCTGGTCATACTTATCTTAAGACTCCATCAGGCTTGTTTACAAAGTTGACGCTCCCTGTATCTGACATTATGGCAGGACATACAAACGATTCTATCAACTCGGCTAAGGTTGTACTCTACCGAGAAAACAATAGTACAACATCCGATTATCAGTTTGGAATACCACAGAATGTCGTTATGGTAGCTGCAGATAGTCTACAGTCGTTCTTTGCGAACAACCGTCTACCTGACAACAAGACTTCGTTCTTGGCAAGTTACAACAAGACAACGAATAGCTATGTGTTCAACAATATCTCGGGAATTATCAACCTCTTCTCACGCAACACATCGATGCCTGCATGGGGTAAAGTTGTAATTGTACCAGTTGAATTGCAGACTGTAACACAAGGTTCTGGTAGTACTCAGAAAACAATTATTACTAAGGTTTCCCACGATATGGGTCTCTCAAGCACAAAGTTATTGGGAAACACATCGACTGGAAAGAATATTCAGATTTCGATAATATACGGTAAGTTCAATGGCAGATAA
- a CDS encoding ATP-dependent Clp protease ATP-binding subunit yields the protein MMNQFSPKVSEILSFSREEAERLTSASVAPEHIMLAILREKSGPVWELFNQWKVDIDNIKKEIERRLQEETIDPTSYVPDMLLNEQANNILKLAVLEARIQHAQTVDILHLFLAILHDSSNNGAKKVMEENGFNYNNAISMLQQRANQPKNGIGMADEEEMDDDMMSSSSSEGSNNAKTTQAPRTKSKTPVLDSFGTDLTQAATEGKLDPVVGREKEIMRVSEILGRRKKNNPILIGEPGVGKSAIVEGLAQLIVKHLTSPILFNKRVITLDLTAVVAGTKYRGQFEERIRALIKEIEQNPDIIVFIDEIHTLIGAGSSPGSMDAANILKPALARGTIQCIGATTLDEYRKSIEKDGALERRFQKVQVEPTTVEETLQILENIKDRYEAHHHVSYTEDALKACVKYADRYITDRFFPDKAIDIIDEAGSRIHLQHVKVPQAILDIQKDIEIAQEKKQAAVKNQNFELAASFRDKQTELEKTLKEEQEKWQKGDTEDKVEINEEAIADVVSMMTGVPVQRMQEAEGIRLKNMDAELKQVVIAQDAAIDKMVKAIQRNRVGLKDPNHPIGAFMFLGPTGVGKTYLAKRLAEMMFGSANALIRIDMSEYTESFNTSRLVGAPPGYVGYDEGGQLTEKVRRHPYSIVLLDEIEKAHGNVFNMLLQVLDEGRLTDGNGRLIDFRNTVIIMTSNAGTRQLKEFGQGVGFKAANLNGLSQSEGDKERARAIIQKSLSKQFAPEFLNRLDEIITFDQLDLEAIKKIINIELKGLFKRVHELGYEMEITDEAKEFVASKGYDVQFGARPLKRAIQNHIEDGLSELILSGEIKAGDTIKVSKEKDSEKLKFDIISAE from the coding sequence ATGATGAATCAATTCTCCCCAAAGGTTTCTGAAATACTTTCATTCAGCAGAGAGGAAGCAGAACGACTGACAAGTGCGTCGGTTGCTCCTGAGCATATCATGCTCGCCATTCTGAGAGAGAAGTCAGGACCAGTATGGGAACTATTCAACCAATGGAAGGTTGATATAGACAATATAAAGAAAGAAATAGAAAGAAGACTTCAGGAGGAAACAATTGACCCAACTTCTTATGTCCCTGATATGCTTTTAAACGAGCAGGCAAATAACATATTGAAATTAGCTGTACTTGAGGCACGTATACAACATGCACAGACAGTGGATATCCTTCATCTCTTCCTTGCAATATTGCATGATTCTTCTAATAATGGTGCTAAGAAGGTAATGGAAGAGAATGGATTCAATTATAACAACGCAATATCGATGTTACAACAACGCGCAAACCAACCAAAGAATGGTATAGGAATGGCTGACGAAGAAGAAATGGATGATGATATGATGTCATCTTCATCATCTGAAGGCAGCAATAATGCCAAGACAACACAGGCTCCACGTACAAAATCAAAGACACCAGTACTCGATAGTTTCGGTACTGATCTTACTCAAGCTGCTACCGAGGGAAAACTCGACCCAGTTGTAGGCAGAGAGAAAGAGATTATGCGTGTCAGTGAGATTCTTGGTAGAAGAAAGAAGAATAATCCTATTCTCATTGGTGAACCAGGTGTTGGTAAGAGTGCTATTGTTGAGGGTTTAGCACAACTTATTGTGAAGCATCTCACCTCTCCAATTCTCTTTAACAAACGTGTCATCACACTTGACTTGACAGCTGTCGTGGCTGGAACAAAGTATCGTGGTCAATTTGAGGAGCGTATCCGTGCATTGATTAAGGAAATCGAACAGAATCCAGACATTATCGTCTTTATTGACGAGATTCACACACTCATCGGAGCAGGTTCTTCACCAGGTTCAATGGATGCTGCTAATATCCTCAAACCAGCCTTGGCAAGAGGTACTATACAGTGTATTGGTGCAACAACACTTGACGAATATCGCAAGTCTATCGAGAAAGACGGTGCCTTAGAACGTCGTTTCCAAAAGGTACAGGTTGAACCAACAACAGTTGAAGAGACATTACAGATTCTTGAAAATATTAAAGATCGCTACGAAGCACATCATCATGTAAGTTATACAGAGGATGCGCTAAAGGCTTGTGTGAAGTATGCAGACAGATATATTACTGATAGATTCTTCCCTGATAAGGCGATAGACATTATTGACGAAGCAGGTTCACGTATCCACCTGCAACATGTAAAGGTGCCACAGGCGATTCTTGATATTCAGAAAGACATTGAAATAGCGCAAGAGAAAAAGCAAGCTGCTGTAAAGAATCAGAACTTTGAGTTGGCTGCAAGTTTCCGTGATAAGCAGACTGAATTAGAAAAGACACTCAAAGAGGAGCAGGAGAAATGGCAGAAAGGTGATACCGAAGATAAGGTTGAAATTAATGAAGAAGCCATTGCAGATGTTGTCTCTATGATGACAGGCGTTCCAGTACAGCGCATGCAGGAGGCAGAAGGTATCCGGTTGAAGAATATGGATGCTGAACTCAAGCAGGTTGTTATCGCACAGGACGCAGCTATCGACAAGATGGTAAAGGCTATTCAGCGTAACCGCGTTGGTTTGAAAGACCCTAACCACCCTATCGGTGCGTTTATGTTCTTAGGTCCTACGGGCGTGGGTAAGACCTATCTTGCCAAGCGACTTGCCGAGATGATGTTTGGTTCTGCCAATGCTTTGATACGCATTGATATGAGCGAATATACAGAAAGTTTCAACACCTCTCGCCTTGTTGGTGCGCCTCCAGGATACGTTGGCTATGATGAAGGTGGACAGTTGACTGAGAAAGTGCGCCGTCATCCCTACTCTATTGTCCTACTTGATGAGATAGAGAAGGCACATGGTAACGTATTCAACATGCTTTTGCAGGTACTCGATGAAGGCCGATTGACAGATGGTAACGGCCGATTGATAGACTTCCGCAATACGGTGATTATTATGACATCAAATGCGGGTACACGTCAGCTGAAGGAATTCGGGCAAGGTGTCGGCTTTAAGGCTGCTAACTTGAATGGTCTTTCACAGAGTGAAGGTGACAAGGAGCGTGCACGTGCTATCATTCAGAAAAGTCTCAGCAAGCAGTTCGCACCAGAGTTTCTCAATCGTTTGGACGAGATTATTACCTTCGACCAACTCGACCTCGAAGCTATCAAGAAGATTATCAACATCGAACTCAAGGGTTTGTTCAAGCGTGTGCATGAATTAGGCTACGAAATGGAGATAACAGATGAAGCTAAGGAGTTTGTTGCAAGCAAGGGATATGATGTACAATTTGGTGCGCGTCCATTGAAGCGTGCTATCCAGAACCATATCGAGGACGGACTGAGCGAACTGATTCTCTCTGGCGAAATCAAGGCTGGTGACACTATCAAAGTATCTAAAGAGAAAGATAGTGAGAAACTAAAGTTTGATATTATATCGGCTGAATAA